The following coding sequences lie in one Halorarum halophilum genomic window:
- a CDS encoding proton-conducting membrane transporter — protein sequence MSSDGTRGTKPELKLGSHLVPGLAAVALFAVMALVFLTSSFPLAEARGFPEGASITASIGYAMFNIGQGDVNAEGFLVAFLVIAVALDIAIDGAIFLAKRGEEGVLEPLRTDGGTDGRRNGGDD from the coding sequence GTGAGTTCGGACGGCACGCGCGGGACGAAACCCGAGCTGAAGCTCGGCTCGCACCTCGTCCCCGGCCTCGCGGCGGTGGCGCTGTTCGCCGTGATGGCACTCGTCTTCCTCACGTCGTCGTTCCCGCTCGCGGAGGCGCGTGGCTTCCCCGAGGGGGCCTCGATCACCGCGAGCATCGGCTACGCGATGTTCAACATCGGCCAGGGGGACGTCAACGCCGAGGGCTTCCTCGTCGCGTTCCTCGTGATCGCCGTCGCGCTGGACATCGCCATCGACGGCGCCATCTTCCTCGCCAAGCGCGGCGAGGAGGGCGTCCTCGAACCGCTCCGCACCGACGGCGGCACCGACGGACGTCGGAACGGAGGGGACGACTGA
- a CDS encoding NADH-quinone oxidoreductase subunit J has translation MVVAETIAFALFALVTVGASLGVVLVEDVWHSALLLGVALLSVAVHYVMLQAEFLAAMQILVYVGGVLVLITFAVMLVRHEMQTDMGVTRT, from the coding sequence ATGGTTGTAGCAGAGACTATCGCGTTCGCGCTGTTCGCCCTCGTCACGGTGGGGGCCAGCCTGGGCGTCGTCCTCGTGGAGGACGTGTGGCACTCCGCACTCCTGCTGGGGGTCGCCCTGTTGAGCGTCGCGGTGCACTACGTGATGCTGCAGGCGGAGTTCCTGGCCGCCATGCAGATCCTCGTCTACGTCGGCGGGGTGCTCGTCCTCATCACGTTCGCCGTGATGCTCGTGCGACACGAGATGCAGACGGACATGGGGGTGACGCGCACGTGA
- a CDS encoding NuoI/complex I 23 kDa subunit family protein gives MIGLLKGMATTMKHALDGTTFTVEYPDVAPEVSPRFRGVHKFSQERCIWCRQCENVCPNDTIQIVMDEQRNGEQYNLHIGQCIYCRLCEEVCPVDAILLTQNFEFTADTKDEFVYNKEQLKNVPWYKGIDPLASREPDRGAWIGEGEGELDYQ, from the coding sequence ATGATCGGACTCCTCAAAGGAATGGCGACGACGATGAAGCACGCACTGGACGGCACGACGTTCACGGTGGAGTACCCGGACGTCGCGCCCGAAGTGAGCCCCCGGTTCCGCGGGGTGCACAAGTTCTCGCAGGAGCGGTGCATCTGGTGCCGCCAGTGCGAGAACGTCTGTCCGAACGACACGATCCAGATCGTGATGGACGAACAGCGGAACGGCGAGCAGTACAACCTCCACATCGGCCAGTGCATCTACTGCCGGCTGTGCGAGGAGGTGTGTCCGGTGGACGCGATTCTGCTGACGCAGAACTTCGAGTTCACCGCCGACACGAAAGACGAGTTCGTCTACAACAAAGAGCAGCTGAAGAACGTCCCCTGGTACAAGGGCATCGACCCGCTCGCCTCGCGCGAACCGGACCGCGGCGCCTGGATCGGCGAGGGCGAGGGCGAACTGGACTACCAGTAG
- a CDS encoding complex I subunit 1/NuoH family protein translates to MVAVVTLQQMLPETIAGLLPFGGLAADIVGALIGAFLIANFLLINTAVAGPWAKRKITAAFTDRIAVNRIGPFGLFVIVADAVRLLSKELIIPDGADRPAYDLGPLLIPFSALLGFAVIPMGSGIQLADPETGLAFAFAASSIASLGLMMMGYASNNKYSLLGGLRAVASNIAYEIPLIVTALSIVVFTGTLQTSEIVAQQGEAFITLGGVTIPQWFAFVNPFAFVLFVAANLAEVGRNPFDVPEAPTEIVAGYQTEYSSVYFVLIYLGEFIHIFLGGALTAVLFLGGAAGPGPAALGIVWFTMKIWAFFLFTQWARSAIPRLRVDQFIEIGWKGMLVLAFANLVLTAVLVGVLA, encoded by the coding sequence ATGGTCGCCGTCGTCACGCTCCAGCAGATGCTGCCCGAGACCATCGCGGGACTGCTCCCGTTCGGCGGGCTCGCGGCGGACATCGTCGGCGCGCTGATCGGCGCGTTCCTCATCGCCAACTTCCTGCTCATCAACACGGCCGTCGCCGGGCCGTGGGCGAAGCGGAAGATCACGGCGGCGTTCACGGACCGAATCGCGGTGAACCGCATCGGCCCGTTCGGGCTGTTCGTCATCGTCGCCGACGCGGTCCGCCTGCTCTCGAAGGAGCTCATCATCCCGGACGGCGCCGACCGGCCGGCGTACGACCTCGGCCCGCTGCTCATCCCGTTCTCGGCGCTGCTCGGGTTCGCGGTGATCCCGATGGGGAGCGGCATCCAGCTCGCGGACCCGGAGACGGGGCTCGCGTTCGCGTTCGCCGCCTCCTCGATCGCCTCGCTGGGGCTGATGATGATGGGCTACGCGTCGAACAATAAGTACTCGCTGCTGGGCGGACTCCGCGCGGTGGCCTCGAACATCGCCTACGAGATCCCGCTCATCGTCACCGCCCTCTCGATCGTCGTGTTCACCGGGACGCTCCAGACCAGCGAGATCGTCGCCCAGCAGGGCGAGGCGTTCATCACGCTCGGCGGGGTCACCATCCCGCAGTGGTTCGCGTTCGTGAACCCGTTCGCGTTCGTGCTGTTCGTCGCGGCGAACCTAGCGGAGGTCGGGCGCAACCCGTTCGACGTGCCCGAGGCGCCGACCGAGATCGTGGCGGGGTACCAGACGGAGTACAGTTCGGTGTACTTCGTGCTCATCTACCTCGGCGAGTTCATCCACATATTCCTCGGCGGCGCGCTGACGGCGGTGCTGTTCCTCGGCGGCGCGGCGGGGCCCGGCCCCGCGGCGCTCGGTATCGTCTGGTTCACGATGAAGATCTGGGCGTTCTTCCTGTTCACGCAGTGGGCGCGCTCGGCGATCCCGCGGCTTCGCGTGGACCAGTTCATCGAGATCGGCTGGAAGGGCATGCTCGTGCTGGCCTTCGCAAACCTCGTCCTCACGGCGGTGCTCGTGGGGGTGCTCGCGTAA
- a CDS encoding NADH-quinone oxidoreductase subunit D, whose amino-acid sequence MSLENPDPHGVDATPAELSADDLADLLGEHVLAREEHLNAPGYVVRPDAVQDVLSTLKTEAGFDHLSCVTAQEYEDRYESIYHLKKFDDPTQEVSVVVPTDRENPVSQSGEPVFRTADWHEREAYDLVGIEYEGHPDLRRILLPETWQGHPLALNYDQERPQVVSLREHANPLAGDTREEDDPDADTMFLNIGPHHPATHGVLHLKTTLDGEQVADVDSDIGYLHRCEEQMCQNGTYRHQIMPYPDRWDYISAGMLNEWAYARVAEDLADIEVPEYAQVIRTLGAELCRIASHLLAVGTFALDVYGDFTAIFMYAIRDREKTQNLLEDLTGQRLMFNYFRLGGVVWDIPEPREEFFEKVRDFLEELPEALQEYHDLITSNEILQMRTVGTGVLPPEVAKDYGATGPVARGSGIDYDLRRDDPYGYYDELDWNVITEDGCDNFSRLLVRMREVEESAKIIEQCVDLLEDWPEDDREIQANVPRTLKPEDDTEVYRAVEGAKGELGIYIRADGTDKPARFKIRSPCFSNLQTLPEMSQGEYVPDLVAALGSLDIVLGEVDR is encoded by the coding sequence ATGAGTCTCGAAAACCCCGATCCGCACGGCGTCGACGCGACGCCCGCGGAACTGTCCGCCGACGACCTGGCCGACCTGCTCGGCGAGCACGTGCTGGCCCGCGAGGAGCACCTCAACGCGCCGGGCTACGTCGTCCGCCCCGACGCGGTCCAGGACGTCCTCTCGACGCTGAAGACGGAGGCCGGCTTCGACCACCTCTCCTGTGTCACGGCCCAGGAGTACGAGGACCGCTACGAGTCGATCTACCACCTGAAGAAGTTCGACGATCCGACCCAGGAGGTCAGCGTCGTCGTCCCGACCGACCGCGAGAACCCGGTGAGCCAATCCGGCGAACCCGTGTTCCGAACGGCCGACTGGCACGAGCGGGAGGCGTACGACCTCGTCGGCATCGAGTACGAGGGACACCCCGACCTCCGGCGCATCCTGCTTCCCGAGACCTGGCAAGGTCACCCGCTCGCGCTGAACTACGACCAGGAGCGGCCGCAGGTCGTCTCCCTCCGCGAGCACGCGAACCCCCTCGCCGGGGACACCCGCGAGGAGGACGACCCGGACGCGGACACGATGTTCCTGAACATCGGGCCGCACCACCCGGCGACCCACGGCGTGCTCCACCTGAAGACGACGCTCGACGGCGAGCAGGTCGCCGACGTGGACTCGGACATCGGCTACCTCCACCGCTGCGAGGAGCAGATGTGCCAGAACGGCACGTACCGCCACCAGATCATGCCGTACCCCGACCGATGGGACTACATCTCGGCCGGCATGCTGAACGAGTGGGCGTACGCTCGAGTCGCCGAGGACCTCGCCGACATCGAGGTACCCGAGTACGCGCAGGTCATCCGGACGCTGGGCGCGGAACTGTGTCGCATCGCGAGCCACCTGCTCGCGGTGGGGACGTTCGCGCTGGACGTGTACGGCGACTTCACGGCCATCTTCATGTACGCCATCCGGGACCGCGAGAAGACCCAGAACCTGCTGGAGGACCTGACGGGCCAGCGGCTGATGTTCAACTACTTCCGGCTCGGCGGCGTCGTCTGGGACATCCCGGAGCCGCGCGAGGAGTTCTTCGAGAAGGTCCGCGACTTCCTCGAGGAGCTCCCCGAGGCGCTCCAGGAGTACCACGACCTCATCACCTCGAACGAGATCCTCCAGATGCGGACGGTCGGCACGGGCGTCCTCCCGCCGGAAGTCGCGAAGGACTACGGCGCGACCGGGCCGGTCGCCCGGGGCTCCGGCATCGACTACGACCTGCGCCGGGACGACCCGTACGGCTACTACGATGAACTCGACTGGAACGTCATCACGGAGGACGGCTGCGACAACTTCAGCCGCCTGCTCGTGCGCATGCGCGAGGTCGAGGAGTCGGCGAAGATCATCGAGCAGTGCGTCGACCTGCTCGAGGACTGGCCCGAGGACGACCGCGAGATCCAGGCGAACGTCCCCCGGACGCTGAAACCGGAGGACGATACGGAAGTGTACCGCGCGGTTGAGGGCGCGAAGGGCGAACTCGGCATCTACATCCGCGCGGACGGGACGGACAAGCCGGCGCGGTTCAAGATCCGCTCGCCGTGCTTCTCGAACCTGCAGACGCTACCGGAGATGTCCCAGGGCGAATACGTGCCCGACCTCGTTGCGGCGCTGGGTAGTCTCGACATCGTGCTCGGCGAGGTGGACCGGTAA
- a CDS encoding NADH-quinone oxidoreductase subunit B yields MSSDNRPFITDDSEVLTETRDARLAGQDDRFNSKLREAFGSSPFILTKFDKFMNWVRGSSMFMLQFGIACCSIEMMHTYGVKHDLDRFGSGVPRASPRQADVIIVPGTIVSKFAPRMKRVYDQMPEPKFVVGMGSCTISGGPFQEGYNVIKGAEEVIPVDIHVPGCPPRPEALVYGVAKLQERIANGESSPVTVKPYELEQFGDLDRDEVIDQLAEQIDEEDLVMRYNWADSP; encoded by the coding sequence ATGAGTAGCGACAACAGACCGTTCATCACGGACGACTCGGAGGTACTGACCGAGACCCGCGACGCCCGGCTCGCCGGGCAGGACGACCGCTTCAACTCGAAGCTCCGGGAGGCGTTCGGTTCCTCCCCGTTCATCCTCACCAAGTTCGACAAGTTCATGAACTGGGTGCGGGGCTCCTCGATGTTCATGCTGCAGTTCGGCATCGCCTGCTGCAGCATCGAGATGATGCACACCTACGGGGTCAAACACGACCTCGACCGCTTCGGCTCCGGCGTCCCCCGCGCGTCGCCGCGCCAGGCGGACGTCATCATCGTGCCGGGCACCATCGTCTCGAAGTTCGCCCCGCGGATGAAGCGCGTGTACGACCAGATGCCCGAGCCGAAGTTCGTCGTCGGCATGGGCTCGTGTACCATCTCCGGCGGCCCGTTCCAGGAGGGGTACAACGTCATCAAGGGCGCCGAGGAGGTCATCCCGGTGGACATCCACGTCCCCGGCTGCCCGCCCCGCCCCGAGGCGCTGGTGTACGGCGTCGCGAAGCTCCAGGAGCGCATCGCCAACGGCGAGTCCTCCCCGGTGACGGTGAAGCCCTACGAGCTGGAGCAGTTCGGCGACCTCGACCGCGACGAGGTCATCGACCAGCTCGCGGAACAGATCGACGAGGAGGACCTCGTCATGCGGTACAACTGGGCTGATTCACCCTAA
- a CDS encoding NADH-quinone oxidoreductase subunit A, giving the protein MNPWIAIGALALMGVGIPLGMMAASAILRPSVPEQGKSATYESGEIPTESAIGIQFNVQYYMVALLFVVFDIETVLVFPWAVIYSPALEAGVPLTDLLLPMLVFIGVLLVGLVWAWRQGAVNWTSSPRATRRKTERQS; this is encoded by the coding sequence ATGAATCCATGGATAGCTATCGGCGCGTTGGCGTTGATGGGCGTGGGAATCCCGCTGGGGATGATGGCCGCGTCCGCGATACTTCGGCCGAGCGTGCCGGAACAGGGGAAGAGCGCCACCTACGAGTCCGGCGAGATCCCCACCGAGTCGGCGATCGGCATCCAGTTTAACGTCCAGTACTACATGGTCGCGTTGCTGTTCGTCGTCTTCGACATCGAGACCGTCCTCGTGTTCCCGTGGGCGGTCATCTACAGCCCGGCACTGGAGGCAGGCGTCCCGCTGACGGACCTGCTCCTCCCGATGCTGGTGTTCATCGGTGTCCTTCTCGTCGGCCTCGTGTGGGCGTGGCGGCAGGGAGCCGTCAACTGGACGAGTAGCCCGCGGGCGACGCGGCGAAAGACGGAGCGTCAATCATGA
- the purE gene encoding 5-(carboxyamino)imidazole ribonucleotide mutase, with protein sequence MMAVQDLIDRLESEASADADPETTPDVGVIMGSDSDLDTMQGAFDALDELGFAEQTDFGDPPDERFTYEAYVVSAHRTPELMYAYGETAADRGIDVIIAGAGGKSADLPNMTASIAYPIPVVGVPVQEKSVDSVIGMPTGAPIVAVDAGKSFNAGLSAGQILAREHEELRDALVAYHDGLVADVASVSRDLHDLGVEGFRESRE encoded by the coding sequence ATGATGGCCGTCCAGGACCTCATCGACCGGTTGGAATCCGAGGCGTCGGCCGACGCCGACCCGGAGACGACGCCGGACGTCGGGGTCATCATGGGCTCCGACTCCGACCTCGACACGATGCAGGGGGCGTTCGACGCCCTCGACGAACTCGGGTTCGCCGAGCAGACCGACTTCGGCGACCCGCCCGACGAGCGGTTCACCTACGAGGCGTACGTCGTCTCGGCCCACCGAACTCCCGAACTGATGTACGCGTACGGCGAGACCGCGGCGGACCGCGGAATCGACGTCATCATTGCGGGTGCCGGCGGGAAGTCGGCCGACCTGCCGAACATGACCGCGAGCATCGCCTACCCGATTCCGGTGGTCGGCGTACCCGTCCAGGAGAAGTCCGTCGACTCCGTCATCGGGATGCCGACCGGCGCGCCCATCGTCGCCGTCGACGCCGGCAAGTCGTTCAACGCCGGGCTCTCGGCCGGCCAGATCCTCGCACGGGAGCACGAGGAGCTTCGCGACGCGCTGGTCGCGTACCACGACGGGCTGGTGGCCGACGTGGCTTCGGTCTCGCGGGACCTCCACGATCTGGGCGTCGAGGGGTTCCGCGAGTCGCGGGAGTAA
- a CDS encoding 5-(carboxyamino)imidazole ribonucleotide synthase — protein MKPTCPGPTLGVVGGGQLGRMLAEAASPLGVDVVVLDPTPNCPASRVAEQVEGTFDDANAVRALAERADALTLEIELADPDVLEAAGAEYGVPVHPSPDALRTIRDKLVQNRAFEDAGVPVPEFVRVDDADDLADAVERFGGAAMLKARTGGYDGRGNLPVEAGDDYEAALDDVGAEEGGALAEELVPFEREVAVIGVRGDDEVRTFPLTETVHEAEIMRETVVPARTDDAVAERAREVARDALSVLDGRGTFGIELFEVEGGEVLLNEVAPRPHNSGHWTIEGATASQFEQHVRAVLGWPLAPAEARAPTVTTNLLGDVSEPREARLGGVERALSAPNAHLHWYGKREVRPLRKMGHVTLTDADSDAEDLLAEARDLREELTFDADHDASEGTPT, from the coding sequence GTGAAACCGACGTGTCCCGGTCCGACCCTCGGCGTCGTCGGCGGGGGCCAACTCGGCCGGATGCTCGCCGAGGCCGCCTCGCCGCTCGGCGTCGACGTGGTCGTGCTCGACCCGACGCCGAACTGCCCGGCCTCCCGCGTCGCCGAGCAGGTCGAGGGAACGTTCGACGACGCCAACGCGGTACGCGCCCTCGCCGAACGGGCGGACGCGCTGACCCTGGAGATCGAACTCGCCGACCCCGACGTCCTCGAGGCGGCCGGCGCGGAGTACGGCGTTCCGGTCCACCCGTCGCCGGACGCGCTCCGGACGATCCGGGACAAACTCGTGCAGAACCGGGCGTTCGAGGACGCCGGCGTGCCCGTCCCGGAGTTCGTCCGCGTCGACGACGCCGACGACCTGGCGGACGCGGTCGAGCGGTTCGGCGGCGCCGCGATGCTGAAGGCGCGGACCGGCGGCTACGACGGCCGCGGGAACCTCCCCGTCGAGGCGGGCGACGACTACGAGGCGGCGCTCGACGATGTCGGTGCCGAGGAGGGTGGAGCACTCGCCGAGGAACTCGTCCCCTTCGAGCGCGAGGTCGCCGTCATCGGCGTCCGCGGCGACGACGAGGTCCGCACGTTCCCGCTCACCGAGACCGTCCACGAGGCGGAGATCATGCGGGAGACCGTCGTCCCGGCGCGCACCGACGACGCGGTGGCCGAGCGCGCCCGCGAGGTCGCTCGCGACGCGCTATCGGTGCTCGACGGGCGCGGCACCTTCGGCATCGAACTGTTCGAGGTCGAGGGCGGCGAGGTGCTGCTCAACGAGGTCGCCCCGCGCCCGCACAACTCGGGCCACTGGACAATCGAGGGGGCGACCGCCTCGCAGTTCGAACAGCACGTCCGGGCGGTGCTCGGCTGGCCGCTCGCGCCGGCGGAGGCCCGTGCGCCGACCGTGACCACGAACCTGCTCGGCGACGTGTCGGAGCCACGGGAGGCGCGGCTTGGGGGGGTCGAACGCGCGCTCTCGGCACCGAACGCACATTTACACTGGTACGGCAAACGCGAAGTGCGCCCGCTGCGGAAGATGGGTCACGTGACGCTCACCGACGCCGACTCGGACGCCGAGGACCTCCTCGCGGAGGCGCGCGACCTGCGGGAGGAACTGACGTTCGACGCGGACCACGACGCCAGCGAGGGGACTCCGACATGA
- a CDS encoding flippase activity-associated protein Agl23, with translation MSEAAADAPSPESGDSTPSGGRRESAGPLDRLPGSPATQGVVLVTVLSLLLRIVDLGGRVFHWDEGRVGYWILRFDATGEFFYRPIIHGPFLPVVNNALFDVLGASDLAARLPVAVVGGLLPLAALCFVDRLSGRERVALALVLALDPLLLYYSRFMRGDVLVGGFAFGAFALTVYAIDRRRVLPLFPAAVLLAFGVASKENALVYVVCFAGAAFLLADHYLVRSARETGSLADAVVGGVVSLVGFAREWTAGKRTRAAIERSVVDRRDRGSPFAPEAGVLGHVLVWVPLVTLGVAVTFLAVVAFFYAPRPELWDALGGAAPLEPVLHDGTIGAAERFHGTWVSGAHSGHTYVPYLLDIAETLAYGSAAVVVLAGLGFLADGYGGGNRAIVAFSAYWAAASLVGYPVATDIQAPWAAVHIVLPLAIPAAVGAATVADAFDRSLATEDAVGVALAGLLVFAAVGGVAAANVDYWNSAAEEDKQVLQWAQPGNDVRPALEDVHLVAAHNEGTDVLFVGSENGAGEVELYVSNESSADRMPPGGPAWHSRLPLPWYMERSGAVVTSTSPEARYDGLPADPPPVIVAMPRDRDELQARYDGYEARTYPFKLWGEDVVFLFERETLRDARAADN, from the coding sequence ATGAGCGAGGCGGCCGCCGACGCGCCTTCCCCCGAATCCGGCGACTCCACACCGTCCGGCGGTCGACGCGAGTCCGCAGGCCCCCTCGACCGGCTTCCGGGCTCCCCGGCGACCCAGGGGGTCGTCCTCGTCACCGTCCTCTCGCTGCTGCTCCGGATCGTCGACCTCGGCGGCCGGGTGTTCCACTGGGACGAGGGCCGTGTCGGCTACTGGATCCTCCGCTTCGACGCCACGGGCGAGTTCTTCTACCGCCCCATCATCCACGGACCGTTCCTCCCGGTCGTGAACAACGCGCTGTTCGACGTCCTCGGCGCCAGCGACCTCGCCGCACGGCTCCCGGTCGCCGTCGTCGGCGGCCTGCTCCCGCTCGCGGCGCTGTGCTTCGTCGACCGCCTGTCGGGCCGCGAGCGGGTCGCGCTCGCGCTCGTGCTGGCGCTCGACCCGCTGTTGCTCTACTACTCGCGGTTCATGCGCGGGGACGTGCTCGTCGGCGGGTTCGCCTTCGGCGCCTTCGCGCTGACCGTCTACGCCATCGACCGACGGCGCGTCCTCCCGCTGTTCCCGGCGGCCGTCCTCCTCGCGTTCGGGGTCGCCTCCAAGGAGAACGCGCTCGTCTACGTCGTCTGCTTCGCCGGCGCCGCGTTCCTGCTCGCGGATCACTACCTCGTCCGGTCGGCCCGGGAGACTGGTTCGCTGGCCGACGCGGTCGTCGGCGGGGTCGTCTCACTCGTCGGGTTCGCCCGCGAGTGGACGGCCGGCAAGCGGACCCGGGCTGCCATCGAGCGGTCCGTCGTCGACCGGCGCGACAGGGGCTCCCCCTTCGCGCCGGAGGCGGGCGTCCTCGGGCACGTCCTCGTGTGGGTTCCGCTGGTGACGCTCGGGGTCGCCGTCACGTTTCTCGCGGTCGTCGCGTTCTTCTACGCGCCGCGCCCGGAGCTCTGGGACGCGCTCGGCGGCGCGGCCCCGCTCGAACCGGTCCTGCACGACGGGACGATCGGGGCCGCCGAGCGGTTCCACGGGACGTGGGTGTCGGGGGCCCACTCCGGCCACACGTACGTCCCCTACCTGCTGGACATCGCGGAGACGCTCGCGTACGGCTCCGCCGCCGTCGTCGTCCTCGCCGGGCTGGGGTTCCTCGCGGACGGCTACGGCGGCGGGAACCGGGCGATCGTCGCCTTCTCCGCGTACTGGGCGGCGGCCTCGCTCGTCGGCTACCCGGTGGCGACGGACATCCAGGCGCCCTGGGCCGCCGTCCACATCGTCCTCCCGCTCGCCATCCCCGCGGCCGTCGGCGCGGCGACGGTCGCGGACGCCTTCGACCGGTCGCTCGCGACCGAGGACGCCGTCGGCGTCGCGCTCGCGGGGCTGCTCGTGTTCGCGGCGGTCGGCGGCGTCGCGGCCGCGAACGTCGACTACTGGAACTCGGCGGCCGAGGAGGACAAACAGGTGCTCCAGTGGGCCCAGCCTGGCAACGACGTCCGGCCGGCCCTCGAGGACGTCCACCTCGTCGCCGCGCACAACGAGGGAACAGACGTGCTGTTCGTCGGGTCGGAGAACGGCGCCGGCGAGGTCGAACTGTACGTCTCGAACGAGTCGAGCGCGGACAGGATGCCGCCCGGCGGGCCGGCGTGGCACTCCCGGCTCCCCCTCCCGTGGTACATGGAGCGGTCGGGCGCGGTGGTGACCTCGACGTCGCCCGAGGCGCGCTACGACGGCCTCCCGGCGGACCCGCCGCCGGTCATCGTCGCGATGCCGCGCGACCGCGACGAACTGCAGGCCCGGTACGACGGGTACGAGGCGCGGACGTACCCGTTCAAACTGTGGGGTGAGGACGTCGTGTTCCTCTTCGAACGGGAGACGCTGCGGGACGCACGCGCGGCCGATAACTGA
- the ribH gene encoding 6,7-dimethyl-8-ribityllumazine synthase, with translation MTVTLGLVVARYNASVTEPMEEAALEASAERDVEVAETVRVPGVYDAPLAADRLARREDVDAVVVVGAIVSGDTDHDQVIGQAAAQKLTDVSLDRDKPVTFGVSGPGQSGAVARERVHKGAEAVNAAADLAEGLPA, from the coding sequence ATGACAGTCACACTGGGGCTGGTGGTGGCGCGCTACAACGCGTCCGTCACCGAACCGATGGAGGAGGCGGCGCTCGAGGCGTCCGCCGAGCGCGACGTGGAGGTCGCCGAGACCGTCCGCGTACCGGGCGTGTACGACGCGCCGCTGGCCGCCGACCGCCTCGCGCGCCGGGAGGACGTGGACGCCGTCGTCGTCGTCGGTGCCATCGTCTCCGGCGACACCGACCACGACCAGGTCATCGGGCAAGCCGCCGCCCAGAAGCTGACCGACGTGAGCCTCGACCGCGACAAGCCGGTCACCTTCGGCGTGTCCGGGCCCGGACAGAGCGGCGCGGTGGCGCGCGAACGCGTCCACAAGGGTGCCGAGGCCGTGAACGCCGCCGCCGACCTCGCGGAGGGGCTGCCGGCATGA
- a CDS encoding pyridoxal phosphate-dependent aminotransferase: MTAYDFAERVGRVEPSATLAIGNAAAELEADGVDVVDLSVGEPDFPTPENVVRAGQESMESGHTGYTSSNGIPELKEAIAGKLRDDGVDAEAGEVIVTPGAKQALYEVVQTLIDEGDEVVLLDPAWVSYEAMVKLAGGDLSRVDLAPHDFQLEPALDALGQAVSDDTELLVVNSPANPTGAVFSDAALEGVRDLAVEHDIAVISDEIYEQITYGVEPTSLGSLDGMADRTITVNGFSKAYSMTGWRLGYFHAKGDLVSQAGKLHSHSVSCATNFVQHAGVEALGNTETAVDQMVEAFRDRRDLVLDLLAEHGVEPPRPDGAFYMMLPVADDDSTWAEDAIEQGHVATVPGSAFGAPGYARISYAASEERLREGIGRLADGGFFD, from the coding sequence ATGACGGCGTACGACTTCGCCGAGCGCGTCGGGCGCGTGGAGCCCTCGGCGACGCTCGCCATCGGCAACGCCGCGGCCGAACTCGAGGCCGACGGCGTCGACGTGGTCGACCTCTCCGTGGGGGAGCCCGACTTCCCGACGCCGGAGAACGTCGTCCGGGCCGGCCAGGAATCGATGGAGTCCGGCCACACGGGCTACACGTCCTCGAACGGCATCCCCGAACTCAAGGAGGCCATCGCCGGAAAGCTCCGGGACGACGGAGTCGACGCCGAGGCGGGCGAGGTCATCGTCACGCCCGGCGCGAAGCAGGCCCTCTACGAGGTCGTCCAGACGCTGATCGACGAGGGTGACGAGGTCGTGCTGCTCGACCCCGCCTGGGTGTCCTACGAGGCGATGGTGAAGCTCGCCGGCGGCGACCTGAGTCGGGTCGACCTCGCCCCGCACGACTTCCAGCTCGAACCGGCGCTCGACGCGCTCGGCCAGGCGGTCTCGGACGACACCGAACTCCTCGTCGTGAACTCCCCCGCGAACCCGACCGGCGCCGTGTTCTCCGACGCGGCCCTGGAGGGCGTGCGCGACCTCGCGGTCGAGCACGACATCGCGGTCATCTCGGACGAGATCTACGAGCAGATCACCTACGGCGTCGAGCCGACGAGCCTCGGTAGCCTGGACGGGATGGCCGACCGGACCATCACGGTCAACGGCTTCTCGAAGGCGTACTCGATGACCGGCTGGCGGCTGGGCTACTTCCACGCGAAGGGCGACCTCGTCTCCCAGGCCGGGAAGCTCCACAGCCACTCCGTCTCCTGCGCGACGAACTTCGTCCAGCACGCCGGCGTCGAGGCGCTCGGGAACACGGAGACGGCGGTCGACCAGATGGTCGAGGCGTTCCGCGACCGGCGCGACCTCGTGCTCGACCTGCTCGCCGAGCACGGCGTCGAACCACCGAGGCCAGACGGCGCGTTCTACATGATGCTCCCGGTCGCCGACGACGACTCGACGTGGGCCGAGGACGCCATCGAGCAGGGCCACGTGGCCACCGTTCCGGGCTCGGCGTTCGGCGCGCCGGGCTACGCCCGCATCTCCTACGCCGCGAGCGAGGAGCGCCTCCGCGAGGGGATCGGCCGGCTTGCCGACGGCGGCTTCTTCGACTGA